A section of the Melopsittacus undulatus isolate bMelUnd1 chromosome 3, bMelUnd1.mat.Z, whole genome shotgun sequence genome encodes:
- the CLN8 gene encoding protein CLN8: protein MNPANADTVFGTTFEWDYLLWEVRLTFLAAGFLIYLGVFLLSHWLSSWISTTYHALYAKEKVFWNMAVTRGVFGLQSCVAGLWALLVDPVFHADKVYSQQNWSWFNCLIAAGFFLLENVAVHVSNIIFRTFDAFLVAHHLLAFGGLAGLVINVKSGHYLPLMGMLLEMSTPSTCISWMLLKAGCANTFFWKANQWVMIHLFHCRMILTYHMWWVCIFNWNSVVENLGLLHFIVLFSGLFAVTLILNPYWTYKKTQQLLNPTDWNFENKAVENGKVNGETHQKKKM, encoded by the exons ATGAATCCTGCAAATGCTGATACGGTGTTTGGAACCACTTTTGAATGGGACTATCTCTTATGGGAAGTTCGTTTGACATTTTTAGCTGCTGGCTTTTTAATCTATTTGGGAGTATTCCTTCTGTCTCACTGGCTGTCTTCATGGATAAGTACCACTTATCATGCCTTGTATGCAAAGGAGAAGGTGTTTTGGAATATGGCAGTCACACGTGGTGTGTTCGGGCTTCAGAGTTGTGTTGCTGGGCTATGGGCTTTGCTTGTAGATCCTGTTTTTCATGCTGACAAAGTGTATTCACAGCAAAATTGGAGTTGGTTTAACTGTTTAATAGCTGCTGGATTTTTCTTGCTTGAAAATGTAGCTGTTCATGTGTCCAACATTATTTTTAGAACATTTGATGCATTCTTGGTAGCTCATCACTTGCTAGCTTTTGGTGGCTTGGCTGGTCTAGTGATTAATGTGAAATCTGGACATTATCTGCCTTTGATGGGAATGTTGCTGGAGATGAGTACTCCCTCAACATGCATTTCCTGGATGCTTTTGAAG GCTGGCTGTGCTAACACCTTTTTCTGGAAAGCAAACCAGTGGGTGATGATCCACCTGTTTCACTGCCGCATGATTCTTACTTACCACATGTGGTGGGTGTGTATTTTCAATTGGAATTCTGTGGTAGAAAATCTGGGACTTCTTCATTTTATTGTTCTATTCTCGGGATTATTTGCCGTTACACTAATACTTAACCCATACTGGACATACAAAAAAACTCAGCAACTTCTGAACCCAACTGACTggaattttgaaaataaagcagtggAAAACGGAAAAGTAAATGGTGAAACACATCAAAAGAAGAAGATGTAA